The proteins below come from a single Notamacropus eugenii isolate mMacEug1 chromosome 7, mMacEug1.pri_v2, whole genome shotgun sequence genomic window:
- the RNASE4 gene encoding ribonuclease 4 isoform X1, whose protein sequence is MDLTRRFHQGHLQFSPQAKGPLPRQKIMANQGIRSLLLLLALLGLWLVQPSSGQSRRYQRFLRQHVDPLSQGGDATYCNQMMHRRRMVAPKCKPVNTFIHEDIWNINSICHTTSIKCKNGEMNCHEAIMKVTDCRLTGGSTSPNCRYRATATTRHVVIACENSDPVHFDG, encoded by the exons GACCTGACCAGGAGGTTTCATCAGGGTCATCTGCAGTTTTCTCCACAAGCAAAG GGGCCACTACCTAGGCAGAAGATAATGGCCAACCAGGGGATCCGATCACTGCTGCTGCTATTGGCCTTGCTTGGCCTGTGGCTGGTGCAGCCCTCTTCTGGCCAGAGTAGGAGGTACCAACGGTTCCTGCGACAGCATGTGGACCCTCTTAGTCAAGGTGGTGATGCTACATACTGCAACCAGATGATGCATAGGAGACGGATGGTTGCACCAAAATGCAAGCCTGTTAACACCTTTATCCATGAGGACATCTGGAACATTAACAGTATCTGCCATACCACTAGCATCAAATGCAAGAATGGTGAAATGAATTGCCATGAAGCCATTATGAAGGTCACAGACTGCAGACTGACAGGTGGCTCCACTTCCCCAAACTGTAGGTACCGGGCCACAGCCACAACCAGGCATGTTGTCATTGCCTGTGAGAATTCAGATCCTGTACACTTTGATGGGTAA
- the RNASE4 gene encoding ribonuclease 4 isoform X2 translates to MANQGIRSLLLLLALLGLWLVQPSSGQSRRYQRFLRQHVDPLSQGGDATYCNQMMHRRRMVAPKCKPVNTFIHEDIWNINSICHTTSIKCKNGEMNCHEAIMKVTDCRLTGGSTSPNCRYRATATTRHVVIACENSDPVHFDG, encoded by the coding sequence ATGGCCAACCAGGGGATCCGATCACTGCTGCTGCTATTGGCCTTGCTTGGCCTGTGGCTGGTGCAGCCCTCTTCTGGCCAGAGTAGGAGGTACCAACGGTTCCTGCGACAGCATGTGGACCCTCTTAGTCAAGGTGGTGATGCTACATACTGCAACCAGATGATGCATAGGAGACGGATGGTTGCACCAAAATGCAAGCCTGTTAACACCTTTATCCATGAGGACATCTGGAACATTAACAGTATCTGCCATACCACTAGCATCAAATGCAAGAATGGTGAAATGAATTGCCATGAAGCCATTATGAAGGTCACAGACTGCAGACTGACAGGTGGCTCCACTTCCCCAAACTGTAGGTACCGGGCCACAGCCACAACCAGGCATGTTGTCATTGCCTGTGAGAATTCAGATCCTGTACACTTTGATGGGTAA